Genomic DNA from Leptolyngbyaceae cyanobacterium:
AGGAATTTGCTCGTTTCCTCCACGTCCTCTTCCTTGATTTCGCTTACGCTCAATGTTGGTCAGAGGACAGTCGTCAACTCACACGCATTCATCCCACGCTCCTAAGAGTGAGACGTGGGACTTTTGCTGAAATTAGTTAAACGTGCTAACTGTGGCATTTTTTTGTCGGCGATCTCGACATTTACAAAGTTGAGAACTCGAATAAAACTGCTCGACTTCGATCGCTATTGCTCCATACCGAATAGCCTTTTTGAATTTATAACTATCAACTTGGGTTAAATAAAAAATTAGGTTAATAAGTAGTAGACGAAAATAAAATCATCAAACTACCTATTAACCACTAGCTACTACCTACTACCTACTACCTTATACTTTTTGGCGATAACACAAACTCAACATCGTACCGCCCACTAAGAGCTTGAGTACTTCCAAAATCCAATAGCTCTCATGCAGTGCATTCATCGTTCCGGGAACTTCTGCCACTGGAGCGAACAGATTGAGATTTAACCCCAAAGCGCTCATGTGGGGAGTTAAAACATAGGTGCAAACCAGCGCCACTACGAGAAGAATGGACGATAAGAAAATTGCTTTTCGGTTCTGGTTGCCGGGAAGATCGTGAGTGCGATCGAGTACCAAAGCACCCGTCAATACCACAGCAGCGCACAACAACTCAATGCGGTTAAATATCCAGAAAATCACATAACCCGTGCTAGCAAATCCAGCTTGCACCATCATACCGGAAGCATACAGACCGGGCATAATTACCAAGTCCAAAATCAAGCTGGCACTCAGCCAAAAACCTAAAATGAAAATAATGGCAGTTTGCCAAGCAGGACGCTTTAATTCAAAGCTAGAAATAGCAGACATAAATAAATTTCCTTGCTTTAGCCTTATAGTTTTAGCTTAACGAAAATTCTTTGCAACAAATGTGAAATATTTTTGCGAACGATGCTGGCTGACAGGTTTAAAAAATTTATAATAAGAATTGTTAATAAACCGATGAACTGCTACACAAAAAGCTCAGCAATTTTACTTAGTCATTATATCAAACTAAATTAGCTAAAAAAATGCGAATTTCCCATTTATTAGCAGTCACTCTAACAATATCCACCGGGCTTTTATGCCCTATAGAAGCAGCATCAGCAGTACGGTTAGCAGATGGCAAAGTTTACTTTATCCAGCCGCCTAGCCTAGAATCAGCAACTACTACTTTCAATAATACTTATATGTGGGGTGCTACTTACTATTTCACCCTGAAAATACCGGAAAATGCCGGAGAACCATTACAAAAAGTAACGATCGACCAAGCAGAAGGTGTAGACGAGATCGGATTCGATCTAAAAGATACTAGCGCCTTTGAAGGAACGCGCCGCCATAAAGGTGAAAAAATTTCATTGACAGCGATCGCCGATCGCAAACAAAGACGAACTCTCACCATCGTATTTGAACCGCCAGTATCTCCAGGTAAAACAATCACCATAGCCCTTAACCCCCTGCAAAATCCCAGATATGCTGGAATTTATTTGTTTGGCGTAACTGCATTTCCGGCTGGCGATATAACCCACGGTCAATTCCTTGGTTTTGGACGACTACATTTTTACGATCGCAGGGATAGATTTTTCCCCTAAGATTGATTTGCTATTAGAGCCATTTCAAGGTAGAAATTAAAAAAACTCCATCTACGTTTAGTTACTACTTTATAAAGCACTTTCCAAGTGAATGAGTTGCGATCGTTTGCCAATACCCTCAGACCCAGATTATCCTAATAACACGATTTATTTGGTTAGGAGCGGTAAAAACCGATTGTTTAACTATATTAACGCTGTTAAAAACAGTCTCAAAAATGACGGTGGAGTCCCACATCGGTTTGATGGTTGGTCATTGGATGAACGAGACCCCCAAACGATCGAATTTTGGATGCCCTTTTGGGAATGGTTTTATCGCTACTACTTTCGGGTAAAAACCGATGGATGGCATCACGTCCCCAGCCAAGGAAAAATGCTGATCGTAGGTTCCCATAACGGCGGTTTAGCCGCACCCGATATGTATATGTTTATGTATGACTGGTTTAAACGGTTTGGGACACAACGTTTAGCCTACGGACTGACTCACCCAAGCGTGTGGAAAGTATCTCCAGAGATCGCAAGTTTAGCCGTCAAGTGCGGTGCAGTAGTAGCCCATCCTAAAATGGCGATCGCCGCATTGCGCCGAGATGCCGCAGTCTTAGTTTATCCTGGCGGTGCAGAAGACATCTTTCGCCCTTACCACCAGCGCCATCAAATTCATTTTGCGGGGCGTCAAGGTTTCATCAAACTAGCATTGCGGGAAAACGTGCCGATCGTACCGATTATTTCCTTGGGTGCCCACGATACTTTAGTCGTACTCGCTGATTTCTACGAACAGGTACGCCAACTTCATGAATGGGGAATGCCTTGGTTATTGAACGTTGACCCCACCGTGTTTCCGATTTACCTGGGATTGCCTTGGATCGTAGGAATTGGCCCATTACCGAACATTCCCCTACCCCTGCAAATTCACACCCGCGTTTGTCCCCCAATTGTATTTGAAAAATACGGTCGTGCTGCTGCTAGCGATCGCGAATACGTAAACGCCTGCTATGAAAAAGTTCATCACGAAATGCAATTAGAACTCGATCGCTTAGTTGAGGAAGTTAACAACAGCAAACCATCGTAAGGATTTTCCCGTAATTAATCGATCTTTTGGGAATTAGATATGGGAATGCTCGATTCAGAATTCTGAATTTTAGATTCTCAATTCAGAATTTTGAATTTACCCACAATTTCCCCTGATGTATTAATTCAAGTATACTGAGTGTTGCAGTGTTATAAAATTTTACTTTAAAATCCGTAATTTCCTCAGGCATCGAGAGTCGTAAAAAGCCATATTAGTAATAGCTAGAATATTCAGTCAACACAGATCCTCGATTTGGATTGGCTAAAAGTAAGCAATTAAGGTTAACCGCCTATATGACAGAAACATCTGCCATTAGATATAAGGAAAAAATATGTAATTATTAATCAAAACTTTTTAAATCGACTGGGGTTAGGCTAGTTAGTGTTAATCCTAGAGATAGAAAAGCCCTACTGAGAACCTATCAGTCATTGGCAGCTAGTCACTGCAATGCTAAACTCAAAACCAAAGCTAAAATCATTGAGAGTAGCAAAATAATTAGTGGTGCAAGGCGATCGGGTTTGGAATTAAATTTGAGAAGGGAGAACAGCCTTGTGAAACATTCCGAACAATTCCCACAACAAATGGATGAGTTGGCACAAATGCGCCAGCAGATCGATCGACTCAAAAGTTTGGTAGCCGATCGCACATCTCAAGTAGAAGCATTGTCTAAGCGGGTAAAAGAATTAGAATCCCAATTAGAAACTACAGAAAACCCTAAAATCCGAGTACGGGGATTAGAAATTGAATGGCATCCAGAAGAACAATGTCTGTTAGCCAATCTCCCCGTAGCGATGATGTGGCTCGACACCACTCTAGCCAGCTTCATGGCTGGCGTGCAAGCAATGGTAGGTACGCAACGTTTTCTGCTTACCCTGCAAAGCGAGGGACGCAAAAGCGTAGAAGCTGATTGGCAGGTAATTTCTCAATATTCCAACTTTGTAGAAGGCTTCCAAGAAATCGTTAAAGTAGCATATGTTGCAGGTTGGGGACATTGGGAATTACGATCGATAAACTCCGAAAAGCAAGAATGTTGCTTTCGAGTCAAAAAATCTTGGGAAGCACGCTACCAAAAAGCACTAGGGGTTTGCTGGGGTAGTGCCATGTTAGCTGGTAAACTAGCAGGATACTGCACTAAACTATTTGGCACCAACTGTTGGGCAGAGCAAATCAGTTTTAGCGCCAAAGGAGATGAATTCGATGAATTTGTCGTACATCCTTCCAATCGTTACATAGAAGAAGAAATCGATCTTTTATTAGCAACCGATGAAGCAACTCGCGCTGATATGGCGGTTGCATTAGAGAAACTGCGTCAGGAAATTCAACAACGGAAACGAATAGAACAAGAATTAAGAGAAAGCGAACAACGTTTCCGCGCTACTTTTGAACAAGCCGCCGTGGGAATTGCTCATGTTGGAATAGATGGTAAATGGTTAAGAGTCAATCAAAGATTGTGCGACATTGTAGGCTATAGTTATGAAGAATTACAGATGCTAACTTTTCAGGATATTACTCATCCTGACGATCTAGAAGATCAGATGCAGTATATCCGTCAGCTATTGTCAGGCGAAATTCAAAACTATTCGCTAGAAAAACGTTACCTTCGGAAAGACAGATCGATTGTCTGGATCGATTTAACCGTTTCTTTGCGCCGATCGAGCCAAGGAACGCCCAAGTATATGATTGCAGTCGTAGAAGATATTAGCGATCGCAAACACGCCCAAGCAGAACTCGATCGCATCTTCCACCTCTCCTTCGATATGCTAGCCGTCGCCAGTTTCGATGGCTATTTTAAACGCTTAAACCCCGCTTGGCAGAAAACTTTAGGTTATACAATAGAAGAATTACTAGCCGAACCATTCCTGAGTTTCATTCATCCAGAAGATATCAATAAATCTTTAGCCGTATTTAAAGACCTCAAAGATGATATTACTCTCCCCTATTTTGAGAATCGCTTGCGCTGTCGAGATGGTTCCTATAAATGGTTAGCATGGACAGCCGTACCAGTGATTTCTGAAGGGTTAATATATTGCGTCGCTCGTGACATCACCGATCGCAAACAAGTTGAAGAAGCATTGCGAGAATCAGAAGCAAGAGAAAGAAGCAAAGCTACCGAATTAGAGGAAGCTTTAGAAGAACTAAAACAAACGCAATCCCAATTAATTCATAGTGAAAAAATGTCTTCTTTAGGGCAGTTAGTAGCCGGAATTGCCCACGAAATCAATAATCCAGTTAACTTTATTTATGGCAATCTTTCTCATGCTAGCGAATATGCTTCTGATATTTTAGGTTTATTGCAACTTTATCAAAACCATTACCATAATCCTTCATCGGAAATTCAAGAAGAAAGGGAAGCGATCGATATAGAGTTTATCATGGAAGACTTGCCTAAACTACTATCTTCGATGAAAGTAGGGGCCGATCGCATTCGGGAAATCGTCATTTCATTGCGAAACTTCTCCCGCCTTGACGAAGGAACAATGAAGCAAGTCAACATCCATGAAGGCATCGATAGCACCCTGATGATCCTGCACAATCGTCTCAAACCGAGAAGCGATCATCCAGGTGTTCAAGTAATTAAAGAATACGGCAATCTTCCCTTGATTGAATGCTATCCCGGTCAACTAAATCAGGTATTTATGAATATTATTACCAATGCTATTGATGCGATGGAGGAACAGAGACGAGAAGCAGACGCAAATCAACCACCTTGTATTAAAATTACCACTCAAGTTATCGATAATGACCGAGTAGCAATACGGATTGTCGATAATGGCCCTGGCATGACGGAAAATGTGAGAAAACATCTATTTGATGCTTTCTTTACCACTAAACCAGTTGGGGTAGGTACTGGTTTAGGATTGTCGATTAGTCACCAAATTGTGGTAGAAAAACATCGCGGACAGTTGCACTGTTGTAGCGAGAAGGGGAAAGGTACGGAGTTTGCCATTGAAATTCCCATTCGTCAGCAAGGAACTTGAAAATACGATTACAACCAATTAGCAACTGTCATTCGATCATTCGATTTTAGATGCGAGGATTTTAGATTGACTCCGCGTTAAAAGAACCCAGATTGAAATAAGCGAGAATTTCTTTGATGATTCTCCTTGAAAGGGGAGGCTTGAAATCCTTTTTTACGGTCAAGGCAGTTAAGCCATTCTTAATTCCACCAAACTCTCACTCTTATTCCCTAGCTATAATAACAATAATTGCTATTCCCTGTTATTTTGATTGAAAATGAAGTTAAAAAGTCACTGGAGAAAGCAAAAATGAATGTATCTCTAACACCGGAGTTGGAACAGTACGTCCAGGAAAAAATCAAGAGTGGAAAGTATTATTCTGCTAGTGAAGTCATCCGTGAAGGATTGCGGTTGCTACAAGAAAGGGATGATATGCACCAAATCCGCTTGCAGCAACTACGACAGGATATTCAGGCAGGACTCGATAGCGGAGAATCAACTCCCTTAGATATGCAAGCTATAAAAGCTAAAGCACGGCAGCGTCGTCAGCAGAGGCAACCGCAGTAATGGCGACAATTATTAAACGTCCGTTAGCTGAACAGGATTTGCTTGATATCTGGGAGTTTATCGCTGAAGACAGTCTAGACCGTGCAGATGAGTTTTTGGATCGGTTGGAAGGTAAATTGCAAACTTTGGCACTCAATCCTGGAATGGGTAGGAGGCGAGAGGAACTGTTAACAGGGTTACGGAGTTTTCCAAGTGATAATTACATCATTTTTTACCGGGAAATTGAGGGTGGGATTGATGTAATCCGTATTTTACATGGCTCAAGGGACTTTGAGGAAATTTTCAGGCAGGGCTAAATCACGATCGATGAGACTGCAAAAGGAATCAAAGGGTAAAATTTGATGTGCAATTTTAGAAACGTACTATCAGAATTAAACTTAACTGTTGTTAATCCAATCGAGTAAATAATGAGCTATCTAGAAACCACCGCCAAATTTTACGCTGAAGTAGCACAAACACCACAAGTTGGGTTATGTTGCGTGCAAAGCACTCCCTTGCAACTACCCGGATTGAATAT
This window encodes:
- a CDS encoding DUF2808 domain-containing protein is translated as MRISHLLAVTLTISTGLLCPIEAASAVRLADGKVYFIQPPSLESATTTFNNTYMWGATYYFTLKIPENAGEPLQKVTIDQAEGVDEIGFDLKDTSAFEGTRRHKGEKISLTAIADRKQRRTLTIVFEPPVSPGKTITIALNPLQNPRYAGIYLFGVTAFPAGDITHGQFLGFGRLHFYDRRDRFFP
- a CDS encoding lysophospholipid acyltransferase family protein, encoding MSCDRLPIPSDPDYPNNTIYLVRSGKNRLFNYINAVKNSLKNDGGVPHRFDGWSLDERDPQTIEFWMPFWEWFYRYYFRVKTDGWHHVPSQGKMLIVGSHNGGLAAPDMYMFMYDWFKRFGTQRLAYGLTHPSVWKVSPEIASLAVKCGAVVAHPKMAIAALRRDAAVLVYPGGAEDIFRPYHQRHQIHFAGRQGFIKLALRENVPIVPIISLGAHDTLVVLADFYEQVRQLHEWGMPWLLNVDPTVFPIYLGLPWIVGIGPLPNIPLPLQIHTRVCPPIVFEKYGRAAASDREYVNACYEKVHHEMQLELDRLVEEVNNSKPS
- a CDS encoding PAS domain S-box protein, whose protein sequence is MAASHCNAKLKTKAKIIESSKIISGARRSGLELNLRRENSLVKHSEQFPQQMDELAQMRQQIDRLKSLVADRTSQVEALSKRVKELESQLETTENPKIRVRGLEIEWHPEEQCLLANLPVAMMWLDTTLASFMAGVQAMVGTQRFLLTLQSEGRKSVEADWQVISQYSNFVEGFQEIVKVAYVAGWGHWELRSINSEKQECCFRVKKSWEARYQKALGVCWGSAMLAGKLAGYCTKLFGTNCWAEQISFSAKGDEFDEFVVHPSNRYIEEEIDLLLATDEATRADMAVALEKLRQEIQQRKRIEQELRESEQRFRATFEQAAVGIAHVGIDGKWLRVNQRLCDIVGYSYEELQMLTFQDITHPDDLEDQMQYIRQLLSGEIQNYSLEKRYLRKDRSIVWIDLTVSLRRSSQGTPKYMIAVVEDISDRKHAQAELDRIFHLSFDMLAVASFDGYFKRLNPAWQKTLGYTIEELLAEPFLSFIHPEDINKSLAVFKDLKDDITLPYFENRLRCRDGSYKWLAWTAVPVISEGLIYCVARDITDRKQVEEALRESEARERSKATELEEALEELKQTQSQLIHSEKMSSLGQLVAGIAHEINNPVNFIYGNLSHASEYASDILGLLQLYQNHYHNPSSEIQEEREAIDIEFIMEDLPKLLSSMKVGADRIREIVISLRNFSRLDEGTMKQVNIHEGIDSTLMILHNRLKPRSDHPGVQVIKEYGNLPLIECYPGQLNQVFMNIITNAIDAMEEQRREADANQPPCIKITTQVIDNDRVAIRIVDNGPGMTENVRKHLFDAFFTTKPVGVGTGLGLSISHQIVVEKHRGQLHCCSEKGKGTEFAIEIPIRQQGT
- a CDS encoding type II toxin-antitoxin system ParD family antitoxin, which produces MNVSLTPELEQYVQEKIKSGKYYSASEVIREGLRLLQERDDMHQIRLQQLRQDIQAGLDSGESTPLDMQAIKAKARQRRQQRQPQ
- a CDS encoding type II toxin-antitoxin system RelE/ParE family toxin, encoding MATIIKRPLAEQDLLDIWEFIAEDSLDRADEFLDRLEGKLQTLALNPGMGRRREELLTGLRSFPSDNYIIFYREIEGGIDVIRILHGSRDFEEIFRQG